One part of the Leucobacter triazinivorans genome encodes these proteins:
- a CDS encoding MFS transporter — protein MSNSTRALLRRMAPSIYGPTILFTLGEFAMMPLIPVIAVDMGAGLGLSGVIASAVVVGQLVGNLPASWVVARAGERVAMLIASAVALLGVIGVAFAPNVAVLGAAVFVVGFAAATFGLARHSFMTTRVPFAIRARALSLIGGSHRLGRFAGPFLAAGLLTATGSSAAPVWAFAVCLVLAALLVAFAPDPERVIAPPAGGADAGGARGGDSAGPASARAGGIAAAIREGRGPLLRIGGSAAVLSGLRSVKDVLLPLWGVSIGMDAAAIALVVGVSGTIDFALFYTSGQVMDRFGRLWAALPATSAMALSFLVLACTHDLPGAEAWLLGCAVVIGIGNGLSSGILLTLGADLAPGDDPAPYLAAWRTLTDLGGAVAPLAVSAIAAVSLPLAAAATGVLAVLGSAGFARWIPRYIPRARGGRRDP, from the coding sequence ATGTCGAACTCCACGCGGGCGCTGCTGCGGCGCATGGCCCCGAGCATCTACGGGCCCACGATCCTCTTCACCCTGGGCGAGTTCGCCATGATGCCGCTGATCCCGGTGATCGCGGTCGACATGGGCGCCGGTCTCGGCCTGTCGGGCGTCATCGCGTCCGCCGTGGTCGTCGGGCAGCTCGTGGGCAACCTGCCGGCGAGCTGGGTGGTGGCCCGGGCGGGAGAGCGCGTGGCGATGCTCATCGCGTCCGCAGTCGCTCTGCTCGGCGTGATCGGGGTGGCGTTCGCTCCGAACGTCGCGGTGCTGGGCGCCGCGGTCTTCGTCGTCGGGTTCGCGGCGGCCACGTTCGGGCTCGCACGGCACTCCTTCATGACCACGCGCGTGCCGTTCGCGATCCGCGCCCGAGCGCTGTCGTTGATCGGGGGCTCTCATCGCCTCGGGCGTTTCGCCGGCCCGTTCCTGGCGGCCGGGCTCCTCACCGCGACCGGGAGCTCCGCCGCGCCCGTGTGGGCGTTCGCCGTCTGCCTGGTGCTCGCGGCGCTGCTGGTCGCGTTCGCCCCGGATCCGGAGCGCGTCATCGCGCCTCCGGCCGGTGGTGCCGATGCCGGAGGCGCCCGAGGCGGGGATTCGGCGGGGCCCGCATCGGCGCGGGCCGGCGGAATCGCCGCGGCGATCCGGGAGGGGCGCGGTCCGCTGCTCAGGATCGGCGGCTCGGCGGCAGTGCTGTCGGGGCTGCGTTCCGTGAAGGACGTGCTGCTCCCGCTGTGGGGAGTCTCGATCGGCATGGACGCGGCGGCGATCGCGCTCGTGGTGGGGGTGTCGGGGACCATCGACTTCGCACTGTTCTACACCAGCGGTCAGGTGATGGACCGCTTCGGGCGGCTCTGGGCGGCGCTGCCGGCGACGAGTGCGATGGCACTGAGCTTCCTCGTGCTCGCGTGCACGCACGATCTCCCGGGTGCCGAGGCGTGGCTGCTGGGCTGCGCGGTGGTGATCGGCATCGGCAACGGGCTCTCGAGCGGGATCCTGCTGACGCTCGGCGCCGACCTCGCCCCCGGGGACGACCCGGCCCCGTATCTCGCGGCATGGCGCACGCTCACCGATCTCGGCGGAGCCGTCGCACCGCTCGCCGTGTCGGCGATCGCGGCGGTCTCGCTGCCCCTCGCCGCCGCCGCCACCGGGGTGCTCGCGGTGCTCGGCAGCGCCGGATTCGCGCGCTGGATCCCGCGCTACATCCCGCGCGCGCGGGGCGGGCGGCGGGATCCCTGA
- a CDS encoding glycosyltransferase, which produces MSTTDRQNPLRILIGCDTFLPDVNGAARFAERLAAGLVQRGEDVHVVAPSVRHNRTGSFVETIEGERMTVHRWASWRWYPHDWLRFVLPWRARGYARKLLDRVRPDVIHIQSHIVIGRALAIEGSKRGIRIVATNHVMPENVLDFTLLPERAKRIFVRWGWNAADRVLKLAEAITTPTRRAADFLERSTHRRGVLPVSCGLRASNYTADLEPRSENTLVFVGRVTLEKEIDVILRAIPRVDPALDVSFTVVGDGDQRKNLEKLAAELGIADRVAFTGRVTDEQLRAHLTGASAFVIASIAELQSIATMEAMASGLPIVAADAMALPHLVHHGENGYLFQPGNDRELAEQIEKVLKSSPEQFAHMQRASLEAVQVHDIDRTLDTFEALYRGEAVAG; this is translated from the coding sequence GTGAGCACCACCGATCGCCAGAATCCTCTCCGCATCCTCATCGGCTGCGACACCTTCCTCCCCGATGTCAATGGGGCCGCCCGCTTCGCGGAGCGGCTGGCCGCGGGGCTCGTGCAGCGCGGTGAGGACGTGCACGTGGTCGCCCCGTCGGTGCGGCACAATCGCACCGGCAGCTTCGTGGAGACCATCGAGGGCGAGCGCATGACGGTGCACCGCTGGGCGAGCTGGCGCTGGTACCCGCACGACTGGCTGCGCTTCGTGCTGCCGTGGCGGGCTCGCGGATACGCCCGCAAGCTGCTCGACCGGGTGCGTCCCGATGTGATCCACATCCAGTCGCACATCGTGATCGGGCGCGCTCTCGCGATCGAGGGATCGAAGCGAGGGATCCGCATCGTCGCCACGAACCACGTCATGCCCGAGAACGTGCTCGACTTCACCCTGCTGCCCGAGAGGGCCAAGCGGATCTTCGTGCGCTGGGGGTGGAACGCGGCCGACCGCGTGCTGAAGCTGGCCGAGGCCATCACCACGCCCACTCGTCGAGCGGCCGACTTCCTCGAGCGCAGCACGCACCGCCGAGGGGTGCTCCCCGTGAGCTGCGGGCTCCGCGCATCCAACTACACGGCCGACCTCGAGCCGCGCTCCGAGAACACGCTGGTGTTCGTGGGCCGGGTGACGCTCGAGAAGGAGATCGACGTGATCCTCCGCGCGATCCCGCGCGTCGATCCCGCGCTCGACGTCAGCTTCACCGTCGTGGGCGACGGCGATCAGCGCAAGAATCTCGAGAAGCTCGCCGCGGAACTCGGCATCGCGGATCGCGTAGCCTTCACCGGGCGGGTCACCGACGAGCAGTTGCGCGCCCATCTCACCGGGGCGAGTGCGTTCGTGATCGCATCGATCGCCGAGCTGCAGTCGATCGCCACGATGGAGGCCATGGCCTCCGGCCTCCCCATCGTCGCCGCAGATGCGATGGCGCTGCCCCACCTGGTGCACCACGGAGAGAACGGATACCTCTTCCAGCCGGGCAACGACCGGGAGCTCGCCGAGCAGATCGAGAAGGTGCTGAAGAGCAGCCCCGAGCAGTTCGCGCACATGCAGCGAGCCTCGCTCGAGGCGGTGCAAGTGCACGACATCGACCGCACCCTCGACACCTTCGAGGCGCTCTACCGCGGCGAAGCGGTCGCCGGCTGA
- a CDS encoding glycosyltransferase: MHILVVADQHPESLGGVQVAIRLQRRYLERAGHRVTVAAPALHRPGYAPDPASRDAYVDLPSMPITRDREYGLSWPGRRTDRVLAAALAERPPVDLVHVQGDFWGAMIGVRAARGLRVPLVLTMHNHVDEGTRAVTPLAPLAFGALRLWRGLALGRCRGAVSPKARGAWRYLAELAAEASAVTAPSQHFADELQRHGVAARVLVTRGGVDDEAVEAVRALPRSPRRRPRLVWLGRMSHEKRVLEFVDAVGESGIDADVVLHGGGLLLPRVRDRIAKLGLGDRVTLAGAVPYRDALAAMRDADALVQTSMGFETQGLTPFEAAVLGTPTIFCDPEIADDVAVSAGWRVPDGSVAALARTLGEAVAELAVDPAKSSAVDPGAEPAAELPVDPAAELAVDPGIHRVPEAESRRFLQSAQTEVLLGVYGGVLADHHR; encoded by the coding sequence ATGCACATCCTGGTGGTCGCAGACCAGCACCCCGAGTCGCTCGGCGGGGTGCAGGTGGCGATCCGCCTGCAGCGCCGCTATCTCGAGCGCGCGGGGCACCGCGTGACGGTCGCGGCCCCCGCGCTGCACCGTCCCGGCTACGCCCCGGATCCCGCTTCCCGCGACGCCTACGTCGACCTGCCCTCGATGCCCATCACCCGGGATCGCGAGTACGGGCTGAGCTGGCCGGGGCGGCGCACCGATCGAGTGCTCGCCGCCGCGCTCGCCGAGCGCCCCCCGGTGGATCTCGTCCATGTGCAGGGCGACTTCTGGGGGGCGATGATCGGAGTGCGCGCGGCGCGAGGACTGCGCGTGCCGCTCGTGCTCACGATGCACAACCACGTCGACGAGGGCACGCGAGCCGTCACGCCGCTCGCCCCGCTCGCGTTCGGCGCGCTGCGGCTCTGGCGGGGACTGGCGCTGGGGCGGTGCCGGGGCGCGGTGTCTCCGAAGGCTCGCGGGGCCTGGAGGTACCTGGCCGAGCTGGCGGCGGAGGCGAGCGCGGTGACCGCGCCGTCTCAGCACTTCGCCGACGAGCTGCAACGGCACGGAGTCGCGGCCCGGGTACTCGTGACCCGCGGCGGGGTCGATGACGAGGCGGTCGAAGCGGTGCGGGCGCTGCCGCGCTCGCCGAGGCGCCGGCCGCGGCTCGTGTGGCTCGGCCGCATGAGTCACGAGAAGCGCGTGCTGGAGTTCGTGGATGCCGTGGGGGAGTCGGGAATCGATGCCGATGTCGTGCTGCACGGCGGCGGTCTGCTCCTGCCGCGGGTGCGCGACCGGATCGCGAAGCTGGGTCTCGGCGATCGGGTGACGCTGGCGGGTGCGGTGCCGTACCGCGACGCGCTCGCCGCGATGCGCGATGCCGACGCGCTCGTGCAGACGTCGATGGGCTTCGAGACGCAGGGGCTCACGCCGTTCGAAGCGGCCGTGCTCGGCACGCCGACCATCTTCTGCGACCCGGAGATCGCCGACGACGTCGCGGTGTCGGCCGGGTGGCGGGTGCCCGACGGTAGCGTGGCCGCGCTGGCCCGCACGCTGGGCGAGGCGGTCGCGGAACTCGCGGTGGATCCCGCTAAGAGTTCCGCGGTGGATCCCGGCGCGGAACCCGCTGCGGAACTCCCGGTGGATCCCGCCGCGGAACTCGCGGTGGATCCCGGCATCCACCGCGTGCCCGAGGCGGAGTCCAGGCGATTCCTGCAGTCGGCGCAGACCGAGGTGCTGCTCGGCGTCTACGGGGGCGTGCTCGCGGATCACCATCGCTGA
- a CDS encoding amino acid ABC transporter ATP-binding protein: MSATEYTAPVSTSEGPIVRTIDINKWFGDRHILTDVSLEIERGEVVVLVGPSGAGKTTFLRTLNRLEPIDSGEIHVNGQRIGERSLMNGRSVEISAKALAKQRADIGFVFQHFNLFPHMTVLENIWHSPVRVKGERKSDAIAYAEELLARVGLSDKADARPRSLSGGQQQRVAIARALAMRPALMLFDEPTSALDPEMVGEVLQVMKDLAAAGMTMIVVSHEMGFTREVADRVIVMDAGAIIEQGDPELVFTSPENERTRQFLSKVL, translated from the coding sequence ATGAGTGCTACGGAGTACACAGCACCGGTCTCGACGTCGGAGGGACCGATCGTGCGCACGATCGACATCAACAAGTGGTTCGGCGACCGGCATATCCTCACCGATGTCTCGCTCGAGATCGAGCGAGGTGAGGTCGTGGTGCTCGTCGGCCCTTCGGGCGCGGGCAAGACGACCTTCCTGCGGACGCTGAACCGCCTCGAACCGATCGACAGCGGAGAGATCCATGTCAACGGGCAACGAATCGGTGAGCGATCGCTGATGAATGGCAGGTCGGTCGAGATCTCCGCGAAGGCTCTCGCGAAGCAACGGGCGGACATCGGCTTTGTCTTCCAGCACTTCAATCTCTTCCCTCACATGACGGTGCTCGAGAACATCTGGCACTCCCCGGTGCGTGTCAAGGGGGAACGGAAGTCTGACGCGATCGCCTACGCCGAGGAGCTCCTCGCGCGGGTCGGCCTCTCCGACAAGGCGGATGCGCGGCCGCGATCGCTCTCGGGCGGGCAGCAGCAGCGGGTCGCGATCGCGCGGGCTCTGGCCATGCGGCCTGCTCTCATGCTGTTTGACGAGCCGACCTCGGCCCTCGATCCCGAGATGGTCGGCGAGGTGCTGCAGGTGATGAAGGACCTCGCCGCAGCGGGCATGACGATGATTGTCGTGAGCCACGAGATGGGCTTCACCCGGGAGGTGGCCGACCGAGTGATCGTGATGGATGCCGGAGCCATCATCGAGCAGGGGGATCCCGAGCTCGTGTTCACCAGCCCCGAGAACGAGCGCACGCGGCAGTTCCTGTCGAAAGTGCTCTGA
- a CDS encoding amino acid ABC transporter permease has translation MTFDWTYFWSSLLQPNQKFLDGLWVTIGISVVAMFLALILGLLIALMGRSRFLPLRIVASLYIWIIRGTPLLVQLVILYTGFAAANIFRFEDVTLGILIKGAVQAAIIGLMLNESAYISEIVRGGLESIEKGQTEAALSLGMTPLGSMRWIVVPQAIRVMVPPLGNSFNGLMKSTSILSIIGVSEMYQVGSTMAASTFKAFEIFIVIALYYLALTTIWTVIQTQIENWLNAKAGLPKAESVWKRLFGMRSKRDRVAPKTPLAAMEGAAA, from the coding sequence ATGACCTTCGACTGGACCTACTTCTGGAGTTCACTCCTCCAACCGAATCAGAAATTCCTCGACGGGCTCTGGGTGACCATCGGCATCTCGGTGGTCGCGATGTTCCTGGCCCTGATTCTCGGCCTCCTCATCGCACTGATGGGGCGCAGCCGCTTCCTCCCGCTCCGCATCGTCGCGAGTCTGTACATCTGGATCATCCGAGGCACGCCTCTGCTGGTGCAGCTCGTGATCCTCTACACCGGATTCGCAGCTGCCAACATCTTCCGGTTCGAAGACGTCACGCTGGGGATCCTCATCAAGGGCGCGGTCCAAGCGGCGATCATCGGCCTCATGCTGAACGAGAGCGCCTACATCTCGGAAATCGTTCGCGGGGGGCTCGAGTCGATCGAGAAGGGGCAGACAGAAGCAGCGCTCTCGCTCGGCATGACGCCACTCGGATCAATGCGCTGGATCGTCGTCCCCCAGGCGATCCGCGTCATGGTCCCCCCGCTCGGCAACTCCTTCAATGGGCTCATGAAGAGCACCTCGATCCTCTCGATCATCGGGGTATCCGAGATGTACCAGGTCGGCAGCACGATGGCTGCGTCGACGTTCAAGGCGTTCGAGATCTTCATCGTGATTGCGCTCTACTACCTCGCACTCACCACGATCTGGACGGTCATCCAGACGCAGATCGAGAACTGGCTGAATGCAAAGGCCGGCCTCCCCAAGGCCGAATCGGTCTGGAAGCGGCTCTTCGGTATGCGCAGCAAGCGCGACCGGGTCGCCCCCAAGACCCCGCTCGCGGCAATGGAAGGAGCCGCAGCATGA
- a CDS encoding ABC transporter substrate-binding protein — translation MASSRNTSRLLTGAFTTLVASAALTLAGCSQAAPEPAANDSNGSASIAPPTIIKEGALTVCTGDSPPNIYYDENNELIGVEIDLANALADNLGLDTTLAEYAFSGLIPALQAKQCDVIMGSLYIKPEREEIANFVPYLYSGTGVGVAKENPRNITGNDDSLCGLKIVAITGATGASAAEARSEACEEAGKDPLNITLIDEGATAVQQVLTGQQDAFIDTSEIMGFYGQQSDGAIVLVGDVSDKVRIGAATLKENTELNEALATAFETMVDDGTYHAILEEWDVAGNDITQAD, via the coding sequence GTGGCTTCCTCTCGCAACACATCCAGACTTCTCACCGGAGCGTTCACCACGCTCGTCGCGAGCGCAGCGCTGACACTCGCCGGCTGCAGCCAGGCGGCTCCCGAGCCGGCGGCCAACGACAGCAACGGCTCCGCATCGATCGCGCCGCCGACCATCATCAAGGAGGGCGCACTGACGGTCTGCACCGGAGATTCGCCGCCGAACATCTATTACGACGAGAACAACGAACTCATCGGAGTCGAGATCGACTTGGCGAACGCGCTCGCCGACAACCTCGGCCTGGACACGACGCTCGCCGAGTACGCCTTCTCAGGCCTCATCCCTGCGCTTCAGGCGAAGCAGTGCGACGTGATCATGGGCTCGCTCTACATCAAACCCGAACGCGAAGAGATCGCGAACTTCGTGCCGTATCTCTACTCGGGAACCGGTGTCGGCGTCGCGAAGGAGAACCCCAGGAACATCACCGGCAATGACGACAGCCTCTGCGGGCTCAAGATCGTCGCGATCACCGGCGCCACCGGGGCGTCGGCAGCCGAGGCCCGCTCGGAAGCCTGCGAAGAGGCCGGCAAGGATCCGCTCAACATCACGCTGATCGATGAGGGCGCGACCGCGGTCCAACAGGTGCTCACCGGCCAGCAGGACGCCTTCATCGACACCTCGGAGATCATGGGCTTCTACGGACAGCAGAGCGACGGAGCGATCGTGCTCGTCGGCGATGTCTCCGACAAGGTCCGGATCGGGGCCGCGACGCTCAAGGAGAACACCGAGCTGAACGAGGCGCTCGCAACGGCCTTCGAAACGATGGTGGACGACGGCACCTACCACGCGATCCTCGAGGAGTGGGATGTGGCAGGCAACGACATCACCCAGGCCGACTAG
- a CDS encoding FadR/GntR family transcriptional regulator encodes MDWEAVGRATTLSVPDRLSVDLERLILEGKLAPGEKVPPERELAEYFGVSRPSIRDALRELENRGLVDRKPGRGTIVLAPGERAKVPENTLGIVDALRPELHDIMELRAIIEPPIARITASRATSRDLAQLRELVEAMEKDVTKDRYAELDRAFHQAIAQYAHNPLLALINEQIAQQIAPSRASRYQTKARRNASSAAHRRIFEAIAAGDGELAEQEARAHVLDIGKQIALAATGAVPQDPGAAPHESGAARHDEGAK; translated from the coding sequence ATGGACTGGGAAGCAGTGGGGCGTGCGACGACTCTCTCGGTGCCCGACCGCCTGTCCGTCGATCTCGAGCGATTGATCCTTGAGGGGAAGCTCGCTCCAGGCGAAAAGGTGCCGCCCGAGCGCGAGCTTGCGGAGTACTTCGGGGTGTCGCGACCGTCCATCCGGGACGCGTTGCGCGAACTCGAGAACCGCGGCCTGGTCGATCGGAAGCCGGGGCGAGGGACGATCGTGCTCGCCCCGGGCGAGCGCGCGAAGGTGCCGGAGAACACCCTGGGGATCGTTGACGCGCTGCGCCCCGAGCTGCACGACATCATGGAGCTGCGCGCGATCATCGAGCCTCCGATCGCGAGGATCACGGCGTCCCGGGCGACCTCGCGCGATCTCGCTCAGCTGCGCGAGCTGGTGGAGGCGATGGAGAAGGACGTCACGAAGGATCGGTACGCCGAACTCGATCGCGCCTTCCACCAGGCCATCGCGCAGTATGCGCACAACCCGCTGCTCGCGCTCATCAACGAGCAGATCGCGCAGCAGATCGCGCCGAGTCGTGCCAGCAGATACCAGACGAAAGCACGTCGCAACGCCTCGAGCGCCGCCCACCGGCGCATCTTCGAGGCGATCGCGGCCGGCGACGGAGAACTGGCCGAGCAGGAGGCTCGCGCGCACGTGCTCGACATCGGCAAGCAGATCGCCCTCGCAGCCACCGGCGCCGTGCCGCAGGACCCCGGCGCGGCGCCTCACGAATCCGGCGCCGCGCGTCACGACGAAGGAGCGAAGTGA
- a CDS encoding gamma-glutamyltransferase family protein has translation MTSTSTSTHRGAISTSHHLATEAGAAALEAGGTAVDAALAAAAALCVVYPNNVALGGDLVALVRSPHGEVRFLNATGPAPAAQTLEALREKHGEQLPLRGIDTVTVPGGVCGWNALHEYGAKLSWAEHFEAAIRHAEQGFPNSRSVAAALVEDRDSLSRDPGASAVFYPGGEPLAEGAPLVQPALAATLRRIAAGGSAEFYEGETAARWIAGLQRLGSKIGPRDAVDYSAFWGEPLEGSFAGLRVLTGPPNTSGFMLLRALNAVAGGIEDPLGVGAGELARAFHESNEVRAAALADPGFGGASGADLVAMAAPDRPIGGAATASGDTVGLSAISADGWAVSLINSVYWGFGAHILEPETGIVFQNRGTSFSLDPASPNAFAPGKRPRHTLMPVLILRGDELAWVPATMGGAAQPQIHAQLLLRSLAGASPHEATHAPRWIVDEARGDGAVSVTIEEDVPASVRAALGEAGFELSTVPAYTEDLGHSNLIRVTPEGYEAASDPRSDGSAIVVAGPG, from the coding sequence GTGACCTCCACCTCCACCTCCACCCATCGCGGTGCGATCTCGACGTCGCACCACCTCGCCACCGAGGCCGGCGCGGCCGCGCTCGAGGCGGGCGGCACCGCCGTCGACGCCGCGCTCGCCGCCGCGGCCGCGCTGTGCGTCGTCTACCCGAACAACGTGGCGCTCGGCGGCGATCTCGTCGCGCTCGTGCGCAGCCCGCACGGCGAGGTGCGCTTCCTCAACGCCACGGGCCCAGCTCCGGCGGCGCAGACACTCGAGGCCCTGCGCGAGAAGCACGGCGAGCAGCTGCCCCTGCGCGGCATCGACACCGTAACCGTGCCGGGCGGTGTGTGCGGCTGGAATGCGCTGCACGAGTACGGAGCGAAGCTGAGCTGGGCCGAGCACTTCGAGGCCGCGATCCGGCACGCCGAGCAGGGGTTCCCCAACTCGCGCTCCGTGGCCGCTGCGCTCGTCGAGGATCGGGACTCCCTCTCGCGGGATCCCGGCGCGAGCGCCGTCTTCTATCCGGGCGGCGAGCCGCTCGCCGAGGGCGCTCCGCTCGTGCAGCCCGCGCTCGCGGCCACACTGCGCCGGATCGCCGCGGGCGGCTCGGCCGAGTTCTACGAGGGCGAGACGGCCGCCCGCTGGATCGCGGGGCTGCAGCGCCTCGGGTCGAAGATCGGGCCGCGCGACGCCGTCGACTACTCGGCGTTCTGGGGTGAGCCGCTCGAGGGCTCCTTCGCGGGCCTGCGCGTGCTCACCGGGCCGCCCAACACCTCCGGGTTCATGCTGCTGCGCGCGCTGAACGCGGTGGCCGGGGGAATCGAGGATCCGCTCGGCGTCGGGGCCGGCGAGCTCGCCCGCGCCTTCCACGAGAGCAACGAGGTGCGCGCGGCCGCGCTCGCAGATCCCGGCTTCGGCGGCGCCTCGGGCGCGGATCTCGTGGCGATGGCCGCCCCCGATCGCCCGATCGGCGGTGCCGCAACGGCGAGCGGCGACACCGTCGGGCTCAGCGCCATCAGCGCCGACGGCTGGGCCGTCTCGCTCATCAACTCCGTGTACTGGGGCTTCGGCGCGCACATCCTCGAGCCCGAGACGGGCATCGTGTTCCAGAACCGCGGCACCTCCTTCTCGCTCGATCCGGCGTCGCCCAACGCCTTCGCGCCGGGCAAGCGCCCGCGCCACACGCTCATGCCCGTGCTCATCCTGCGTGGCGACGAGCTCGCGTGGGTGCCGGCGACGATGGGCGGTGCGGCGCAGCCGCAGATCCACGCCCAGCTGCTGCTGCGCTCCCTGGCGGGAGCGTCGCCGCACGAGGCCACGCACGCGCCGCGCTGGATCGTCGACGAGGCGCGAGGCGACGGGGCCGTCTCGGTCACGATCGAGGAGGACGTTCCGGCGTCGGTGCGCGCCGCGCTCGGGGAGGCCGGTTTCGAACTCTCCACGGTGCCCGCGTACACTGAGGATCTCGGCCACTCGAACCTGATCCGGGTCACTCCCGAGGGGTACGAAGCCGCGAGCGATCCCCGTTCCGACGGCTCGGCGATCGTGGTCGCCGGCCCGGGCTGA
- a CDS encoding sulfite exporter TauE/SafE family protein, whose translation MTSTPRPSILVLSLLGATTGMLSGLFGIGGGVVLVPMLVMILGFQQRLAAGTSVAAILPAAVVGGIGYAVQGNVDWIAAALLAAGIIVGAQIGSFLLSRVPTGFLRWMFMAFLLGVVISLWFVVPQRDASIEITVLSGALLVVTGLITGVLSGLLGVGGGVVVVPILMFFFGASDLVAKGTSLIMLIPGSLSGTIGNARRRNVDLRAAVALGISAAVLSPLGSVIATHIPPFWSNVAFSLLLAFILGQMFFKELRKKR comes from the coding sequence ATGACCAGCACCCCCCGTCCCAGTATTCTCGTCCTCTCCCTGCTCGGCGCCACCACGGGCATGCTCTCCGGGCTCTTCGGCATCGGCGGCGGCGTGGTGCTCGTCCCGATGCTCGTCATGATCCTCGGATTCCAGCAGCGGCTCGCCGCAGGCACCTCCGTGGCGGCGATCCTGCCCGCCGCGGTGGTCGGCGGCATCGGATACGCGGTGCAGGGCAACGTCGACTGGATCGCTGCCGCGCTGCTCGCCGCGGGCATCATCGTGGGAGCCCAGATCGGCAGCTTCCTGCTCTCCCGAGTGCCCACCGGCTTCCTGCGCTGGATGTTCATGGCGTTCCTGCTGGGAGTCGTGATCAGTCTGTGGTTCGTCGTTCCGCAGCGCGATGCCTCGATCGAGATCACGGTGCTCTCGGGCGCGCTGCTCGTGGTCACCGGCCTCATCACCGGCGTGCTCTCGGGGCTGCTCGGAGTGGGCGGCGGGGTCGTGGTCGTGCCGATCCTCATGTTCTTCTTCGGCGCGAGCGATCTCGTGGCGAAGGGCACCTCGCTGATCATGCTCATCCCGGGTTCGCTCTCGGGCACCATCGGCAACGCGCGCCGGCGAAACGTGGATCTCCGTGCCGCCGTGGCGCTCGGGATCTCCGCCGCGGTGCTCTCGCCCCTCGGCTCGGTCATCGCGACGCACATCCCGCCGTTCTGGTCGAACGTCGCGTTCTCGCTGCTGCTGGCGTTCATCCTGGGGCAGATGTTCTTCAAGGAGCTACGCAAGAAGCGCTAG
- a CDS encoding Lrp/AsnC family transcriptional regulator, with amino-acid sequence MRRVSYMSIAILKKSADNPAMITRSLLEPLDRKIVAALQVNARAGWRRIAAVLDAPERTVAAHGTELVRSRRVRPTYFTVLPQGGVLDGAIASVRCISGMNRVTATAAASRNNSVFTYLTTGEADCVFELMNERAQSLAMLLDEIPGMPGAAAIDTATILKLYKGTHQWLPGILEEAQVAALTDLEQRWEPTGAVELAPLSREEQAIARVLAADGRATIEELARATALSPASARRRLAHLQASGRVFDRAVVEPAALGFPVEAILRIRTFPGRTESVAMQLAGVPEVRYLAFTTGRHQLFVDIACVDHSALADFLTRADWTEDAVEVDTSIVIQAIKRSGVRMDDA; translated from the coding sequence ATGCGACGGGTGTCGTACATGAGTATTGCCATTCTGAAGAAATCAGCGGATAATCCTGCCATGATCACCAGATCGCTACTCGAGCCGCTCGATCGCAAGATCGTTGCCGCGCTGCAGGTAAATGCCCGTGCAGGCTGGCGCCGAATCGCCGCCGTGCTCGATGCACCCGAACGCACAGTGGCTGCGCATGGTACCGAGCTCGTGCGGAGCCGGCGGGTGCGACCCACGTATTTCACCGTGCTGCCACAGGGCGGTGTGCTCGACGGTGCAATCGCCAGCGTGCGATGCATCTCGGGCATGAACCGAGTGACCGCGACCGCGGCCGCTTCCCGGAACAACTCGGTGTTCACCTATCTCACAACCGGCGAGGCCGACTGCGTGTTCGAACTCATGAACGAACGCGCGCAGTCGCTCGCCATGCTGCTCGATGAGATCCCGGGCATGCCGGGTGCGGCAGCTATCGACACCGCCACGATCCTCAAGCTCTACAAAGGCACCCACCAGTGGCTTCCTGGCATCCTCGAGGAAGCCCAAGTCGCCGCCCTCACGGATCTGGAGCAGAGATGGGAGCCGACCGGCGCAGTCGAGCTGGCGCCACTCAGCCGCGAGGAGCAGGCGATCGCGCGGGTGCTCGCGGCCGACGGACGTGCGACGATCGAAGAACTCGCCCGAGCCACAGCGCTCTCCCCCGCATCTGCCCGCCGCAGGCTCGCACATCTCCAGGCGAGCGGCCGCGTATTTGATCGTGCTGTCGTGGAGCCGGCGGCCCTCGGCTTCCCGGTGGAGGCCATTCTGCGTATCCGCACATTTCCAGGCCGCACAGAGTCGGTCGCCATGCAGCTCGCCGGGGTCCCAGAAGTGCGGTACCTCGCGTTCACCACCGGCCGACATCAACTCTTCGTCGACATCGCCTGTGTCGACCACTCCGCACTAGCTGATTTCCTGACCCGGGCCGACTGGACCGAGGACGCCGTGGAGGTCGACACGTCAATCGTGATCCAAGCGATCAAACGCAGCGGGGTGCGCATGGACGATGCTTAA